From Rubripirellula reticaptiva, the proteins below share one genomic window:
- a CDS encoding DUF1592 domain-containing protein: MMPANPHRNFRPRTFLTAVCPATMFLAFIVGAPAIESANGEQLTDIETLRHRFEDSCFGCHGDGADEGGFSFDALADGSYGDDTMKRWEAVWKNIRAETMPPADEFQPEPDERREWVDWIQKEVFRLDTNNIDPGKVVLRRLNRSEYRETIQQLTGVNFDGNEAFPADDTGYGFDTIGEVLHISPVVLEKYLLAAESIIHDTIPLEGATPPEQRFWSDHLHLDSPEGEQSKTVKFDQSRDFHLVETLKKPGDYEIAVRWEVNGAWTNTGENADLILLHHVDKENTVEIGKAKAGFFFETKGDLRGKVTVTDKPLHVSIRFKPLPRDADAKTLPEAEDASYSFRISNANVVGPLNADEREYRKGSKILVGGPPPIDADEEVLDQMSRVVLERFALRAFRRPIDDRSLDRLVAIARETRTAPDSGYEHGLAASLKLILASPRFLFRIENSISPNQLTSIPPNTPVSALGDPIDDYALATRMSYFLWGGPPDDELLRLAGEGKLRQELDAQIKRMIGDEWRMRTGVSNFVGQWLKTRDVTSVSIDVRRVLAYRGDEKDFSWQVRDSMKQETETLFRYLIEENRPIEELLNANYSFLNEPLAKFYGIDGVKGDQMRKVDLPADSHRKGILTHGSMLLVTSNPTRTSPVKRGLFILENLLGTPAPPAPPNVPALEDSKSGDMKNASLREILEFHRREPMCASCHRRMDPLGLALENYNAIGQYREMELGLPGRRGREAEPDKEIDPTGVLMTGEKFSSVVELADVLANDRREDFYRCLTEKMLVFALGRGLTFGDATTVDQIVAKLKADDGQMQTLIESIIRSVPFTHQPKSDSVALISAD; the protein is encoded by the coding sequence ATGATGCCCGCCAATCCACATCGCAACTTCCGTCCCCGAACATTTTTAACTGCGGTTTGCCCAGCAACCATGTTCCTGGCGTTCATCGTCGGGGCACCGGCAATCGAGTCGGCTAACGGCGAACAGTTGACCGACATCGAAACCCTTCGCCACCGATTCGAAGACAGTTGTTTTGGTTGCCACGGCGACGGTGCCGATGAAGGCGGATTCAGTTTTGATGCGTTGGCCGATGGCAGCTACGGCGACGATACGATGAAGCGTTGGGAAGCGGTCTGGAAAAACATCCGAGCCGAAACGATGCCTCCGGCGGACGAGTTCCAACCGGAACCGGACGAGCGTCGCGAATGGGTTGATTGGATCCAAAAGGAAGTCTTCCGGCTCGATACCAACAACATTGATCCGGGCAAGGTTGTGCTGCGTCGTCTGAATCGTTCCGAATACCGCGAAACTATCCAGCAACTCACCGGCGTCAACTTTGACGGCAACGAAGCCTTTCCTGCGGACGACACGGGATACGGATTCGACACGATCGGGGAAGTGCTGCACATTTCGCCTGTGGTTTTGGAAAAGTACCTGCTGGCGGCCGAGTCGATCATTCACGACACAATCCCACTGGAAGGAGCGACGCCACCGGAACAACGTTTCTGGAGCGACCATTTGCACCTCGATTCACCGGAGGGCGAACAGTCGAAGACGGTCAAGTTTGATCAGTCGCGAGATTTCCATTTGGTGGAAACTCTTAAAAAACCGGGCGACTACGAAATTGCCGTGCGATGGGAAGTCAACGGTGCATGGACCAATACGGGTGAAAACGCCGACTTGATTTTGCTGCACCACGTTGACAAAGAGAACACGGTTGAGATCGGTAAAGCAAAGGCGGGTTTCTTTTTCGAAACCAAAGGCGATCTTCGTGGCAAGGTCACGGTCACCGACAAGCCTTTGCACGTGAGCATTCGCTTTAAACCGCTGCCTCGCGACGCCGACGCCAAGACACTTCCCGAGGCGGAGGACGCTTCGTACAGTTTCCGAATCTCGAACGCGAACGTGGTCGGCCCGCTCAACGCTGACGAACGAGAGTACCGTAAGGGCAGTAAAATTTTGGTCGGTGGACCGCCGCCGATCGACGCGGACGAAGAAGTACTGGATCAAATGAGCCGCGTGGTGCTAGAACGCTTTGCATTGCGGGCGTTTCGCCGGCCTATCGACGACCGTTCGCTCGATCGGCTAGTCGCGATTGCACGCGAAACTCGCACTGCTCCCGATAGTGGTTATGAACACGGCTTGGCCGCCTCATTGAAACTGATTCTGGCTTCTCCTCGATTCTTGTTCCGAATCGAAAATTCAATCTCGCCGAACCAACTCACATCGATCCCTCCTAACACACCGGTCTCGGCACTTGGCGACCCGATCGACGATTACGCTCTGGCCACCCGGATGAGCTACTTTTTATGGGGCGGACCGCCGGACGACGAGTTGCTTCGGTTGGCTGGCGAAGGAAAGTTGCGTCAGGAGCTTGACGCTCAAATCAAACGAATGATTGGAGACGAATGGCGAATGCGAACGGGTGTTTCTAACTTCGTCGGCCAATGGCTCAAAACGCGTGATGTCACCAGCGTGTCGATCGATGTCCGTCGGGTGTTAGCGTATCGCGGCGACGAAAAAGATTTTTCGTGGCAGGTTCGCGATTCGATGAAACAAGAAACGGAAACGTTGTTTCGTTACTTGATCGAAGAAAACCGTCCGATCGAGGAACTGCTCAACGCCAACTACAGCTTCCTGAATGAACCGCTGGCAAAGTTCTATGGCATCGACGGGGTCAAGGGAGACCAGATGCGTAAAGTCGATTTGCCGGCCGACAGTCATCGCAAAGGCATTTTGACGCATGGCTCGATGTTGCTGGTGACCAGCAACCCGACTCGGACGAGTCCGGTCAAGCGTGGGCTGTTCATCCTCGAAAACTTGCTCGGCACGCCGGCGCCTCCTGCACCGCCGAACGTTCCAGCGCTGGAAGATTCAAAGAGTGGCGATATGAAGAACGCGTCGCTGCGCGAGATTCTTGAATTTCACCGACGCGAACCCATGTGCGCGTCATGCCACCGTCGAATGGACCCGCTGGGGTTGGCACTGGAAAACTATAATGCGATCGGCCAGTACCGCGAGATGGAGCTTGGCTTGCCAGGACGACGCGGCCGGGAAGCCGAACCCGACAAGGAGATCGACCCAACTGGCGTATTGATGACCGGCGAGAAATTCAGTTCCGTAGTCGAACTTGCTGACGTGCTTGCCAACGATCGGCGAGAGGACTTTTATCGCTGTCTGACCGAAAAGATGCTTGTGTTTGCACTCGGTCGCGGCCTGACGTTTGGTGATGCCACGACCGTCGATCAAATTGTTGCCAAACTGAAAGCGGATGATGGTCAAATGCAAACTCTGATCGAGTCGATCATCCGTAGCGTTCCCTTTACCCATCAACCGAAAAGCGATTCAGTGGCGCTAATTTCCGCCGACTGA
- a CDS encoding DUF1552 domain-containing protein codes for MNPTSTSLTRRRFLRASGLSLALPMLPSLAGSARAAAETEAAAEATRLCYVYVPNGVNMKHWRPEGEGADFTFNRSTKSLEPFRDSMRFITGLEHREAYIHNDGAGDHARAHASFLTAARPHKTSGADIHVGVSADQLVAQQIGSQTRLPSLELSCDGVRTSGECDSGYSCAYQYNLAWADEQTPVAPESNPRLVFERLFGEGSHGERAANFARRQTKQESVIDFLRDEAEFLNRSLGSDDRRKVDEYLTGIREIETRIEKTERFGMPVDPDYATPAGIPDSYREHIRLMMDVMALALASNTTRVSTLMLAHDGSNRSFKEIEIGDGHHDLSHHKKDEERLEKIAKIDTFYCEQLAYLLATMKSHQFGNQTTLLDNTLLVYGSGLCDGDRHNHDDLPIIFAGGGAKGIKNGTHQRLAASTPMANLHLELINRMGVAKDEFGDSTSQFPLA; via the coding sequence ATGAATCCCACATCGACTTCACTAACACGTCGCCGTTTTTTGCGAGCATCGGGTCTGTCGTTGGCACTGCCGATGCTGCCTAGCCTGGCCGGATCCGCTCGTGCAGCAGCCGAGACCGAAGCTGCCGCCGAAGCGACTCGGTTGTGCTATGTCTACGTGCCCAACGGGGTCAACATGAAGCACTGGCGGCCCGAAGGCGAAGGCGCAGACTTTACATTCAATCGATCGACTAAGTCGCTAGAGCCATTCCGTGATTCGATGCGATTCATCACAGGCTTGGAACATCGCGAAGCCTACATTCACAACGACGGTGCCGGCGACCACGCCCGCGCCCATGCATCTTTCTTGACCGCCGCGCGTCCCCACAAGACATCCGGCGCTGACATCCACGTCGGCGTCTCGGCGGACCAGTTGGTCGCCCAGCAAATTGGATCGCAAACACGTCTGCCGTCTCTGGAACTCTCTTGTGACGGTGTACGGACCAGCGGCGAATGCGACTCGGGCTATTCGTGTGCCTACCAATACAACCTGGCATGGGCCGACGAACAGACGCCGGTCGCACCTGAATCGAATCCTCGCCTAGTTTTCGAACGGCTATTCGGCGAGGGCTCTCACGGCGAGCGAGCAGCCAACTTCGCCCGCCGTCAAACGAAGCAAGAGTCCGTGATTGACTTCCTTCGCGATGAAGCCGAATTCCTCAATCGTAGTTTGGGCTCGGATGATCGTCGCAAGGTTGACGAGTATTTGACGGGCATCCGAGAAATAGAAACTCGCATTGAGAAGACCGAACGGTTTGGCATGCCAGTGGATCCTGATTACGCGACGCCCGCTGGAATCCCCGACAGCTATCGGGAACACATCCGTTTGATGATGGATGTGATGGCACTTGCACTCGCCAGCAACACGACGCGAGTTTCAACGTTGATGCTGGCACACGACGGCAGCAACCGCTCGTTCAAGGAAATCGAAATTGGCGACGGACACCACGACCTATCGCACCACAAGAAAGACGAAGAACGGCTCGAAAAGATCGCCAAGATCGACACGTTCTACTGTGAACAACTGGCCTACTTGTTGGCCACCATGAAATCGCATCAGTTTGGCAACCAAACCACTTTGCTGGACAACACACTGCTGGTCTACGGCAGCGGATTGTGCGATGGCGACCGTCACAACCACGACGATCTGCCGATCATCTTTGCCGGCGGCGGAGCCAAGGGAATCAAAAACGGCACCCATCAGCGTCTAGCTGCGTCGACGCCGATGGCGAACCTGCACTTGGAATTGATCAATCGGATGGGTGTCGCCAAAGACGAGTTCGGCGACAGCACCAGTCAATTCCCACTAGCATAG